The region ACCGCCCACAGTGCCGGCTGCACGACCTCGGCTCCGGCGCCCGGGCCGACGAGGCCGGGGGCCTCGGGGTCGCCGCGCAGCACCGCCGTCAGGGACCAGTCCACGTGGGGTGCCAGGGCGCGTTCGCACTGGCGGATCCGGCGCGCGAAGGCCCGGGCGAGCACTCCGTCGCCGGAGAGCAGGCCGCGCCCCATGCCCGCCCACTGGCCGCCCTGGCCCGGGAAGACCAGGACGGGTCCGGCGGTGTCCGCCTCGAAGCCGGACCTGCCGTCGTGCAGCACGGTCTCCAACTCTCCGGCGCCGCCTTCGTCGGAGGCGAAGACCACGGCCCGGTGCTCGAAGACGTCCCGGGTCGTGGCCAGCGAGAACCCCACGTCCTGCGGCCGTGTCCCGGTCCGTGAGGAGACATGCGCGTGCAGGGCGGACGCCTGCTCCCGCAGCGCGGCCTGCGAGCGGGCCGACAGCACCCAAGGAACGGGGTCCAGCACCCTTGGTCCGGCCGTGGACCTGTGCTCGGCGGCCCCGGGCTCGGGCAGGGGGGCGGGCCCCAGCACCAGATGGCAGTTGGCCCCGCCCATCGCGAACGCGGAGACCCCGGCCAGGGGCGCGTGCGCCGGCCAGGGCTCATCGGCGGTCTGCACGGACAGGTGCAGGGCTTCGAGGTCGATGTCGGGATGGGGCTCGGAGAAGTTGAGGGAGGGCGGCAGGGTCCGGTGCTCCAGGGCGAGTACCGTCTTGACGAAGCCGACGATGCCGGCGGCCCCCTCCAGGTGGCCGACGTTGGTCTTGGCCGATCCCACACGGAGCGGGTCGGTGCGGCCCGGGGCGAACACCTCGCCCAGGGCCCGGGCCTCCACCGGGTCGCCCACGGGGGTGCCCGTGCCGTGCAGTTCGACATGGCCGACCCGGTCCGGCCGCTGCCCGGCGTCCTCCAGCGCGGCCCGGATGACCTCGGCCTGCCCTTCGGGGGTGGGACGGGTGAGGAAGCCGCCGCCCCCGGAGTGGTTGACCGCTCCGCCGTGGACGAGCGCGTGGATGCGGTCGCCATCGGCCAGGGCCCGGGCGAGGGGCTTGAGCATCACGACGGCGCCCCCCTCGCCCCGCACGTAACCGTCGGCCCGGGCGTCGAAGGTGTGGCAGCGGGCCTGGGGGGAGAGGCCGCCGAACCGCGACACGGCCTCGGTGCCCTCCGGGACCAGGATGAGGCTGACACCCCCGGCGAGCGCCGCGTCGGACTCGCCACTGCGCAGGCTCTGCACCGCCGAGTGCACACTCACCAGGGAGGATGCCTGTCCGGCGTCGAGGGTCATGCTGGGACCGCGCAGCCCCAGGGTGTGCGAGACCCGGTGGGCGATCAGGCTCCGGTGGGTACCGGTGAGGCTGTGCCGGGTGAGGGCGTCGCGCCCGGCCCGGTCGTACAGCAGGGCGTGGTCGGCGGCGATGGCGCCGACGAAAACCCCCACCCGGGTTCCTCTCAGAGAACCCGGAGCGATGCGCGCGTGCTCGACGGCCTCACGGCTCAGTTCCAGCATCAGACGCTGTTGGGGGTCCATGGCCTCCGCCTCCCGCGGGGAGATCCCGAAGAACTCCGCGTCGAAACCGAAGACGTCGTCCAGGTAGCCGCCCCAGCCCGGGCCCCGTTCGGCCGGTGCCGGTCCCAGGCGGTCCGGCGGGGGGACGATGGCCTCACGTCCCTCCGAGAGCAGGCGCCAGAAGGAGTCCGGGTCCGGTGCACCGGGCAACCTGCAGGAGATCCCGACGATGGCGATGGGTTCCCAGGGAACCGGGGTGGGAGCCCCGGCCGATCCGCCGCTCACGATCGCTGCCTCTCACTCTCGTCTGCTCGTCCGGCCCGGGGTTGCCGAAGCGCCCGTGCCGAATGAGCTCGCATCCGCCCGTGCACTTGCACGCCATGCGCTCTTTTCCCAGGTGAAGGCGTCCGACGAAACGGGGGTACGCCGGGTTCTGCGCCGAGGAGAGGCAAGGCTCACGAGTGACCATTTGGGACTAACAGGCACCAACCTGAATAAGCGTATCCCCCGCTCACAACCCCTGACAACGAAAGATGTTTTTCGGACACGCAATTCGGACTTCACCGAACGGATGCCGGCGCCCTCTATCACATCCGTATCGCGCAACACAAAAGGCCCGGTGCCCCCAGGGGGCACCGGGCCGGAATTCGTGGTCGCCCCGGAACGCTACGGGACTCGCGCCTCAGCCTCCGTGCCTGGCCACGACCTCGGCGATGTACTTCTGCGCCTCCTCCGGATCGAACAACCAGCTCTTGTAATCGGAGGGGCAATCCCACCCCTGGATCCAGCGGTCGGCGATCTCGCGGTACTGGGAGGCGGCTCCCATGACGTTCTGGAGGTAGTCGGGCAGGTCCGCCTCCCACATGGTGGAGGCGAACTCCGCCCACATCTGGTTGTCCTGGCCGAACCTCCAGAAGCTCTCGAACGCCGAGACCATGAAGTCCTCGTCGAAGGGCCGGTCCTCGTGCGCCAGGATGCCCTCCAGGTACGCCTCGGCACAGCGGGTGGAGTTGTTCCACGTCTGCCCGACGAACGGGTCCATGGTCACGACCACGTCGGCCATGCCCAGGACCTTGCCCCCGGAGGGGAGGGTGCCCACGGGGTTGCGCACCTGCGGGGTCAGGTCCTCGACCAGTGTGCTGCGGCCGTCGACCAGCTCCGCATCGCGCACCCGGTCGAAGAACTCCGGGGCGTACTTGCGGGTCAGGTCCTTCATGCGCCGCAGTTGCTCCTCCGGGCCGGGCCTGTCGGGCCAGGCGTCCATCGGACTGCCCTTCTTGTCGACCATGAGCAGGCTGTGGCAGGGGCCCTCCTGGCTCAGAGCCGGGATGAAGATGATGTTGCCGGCCTCCTGCGTGACGGCCGCCCAACCGATGTTCTCGGATTCGTTGGGATCGGGCCAGACATCGTAGATGTAGGCCTGGGCAATGGACCTGGGCCGGGTCCCGCTGAAGCGGCTGGTGTCGTTGGCGAAGAGCTGGCCCAGCTCCCCGTGGCCGACGGCCACGACGATCAGGTCGAACATCCGGGAGAAGTAGTCGAGGTCGGTGACGGTGACACCGTGGATGACGACCTTGCCACCGCGGTCCTCGAAGAACTCCAGCCAGTCGGCCATCTTCACCCGCCGGTCGACCGAGACCGTGTACCCGTTCCCCGGGTGCGAGCTGCCGCTGAGCGTGGCCACCGGCGCACCGCCCATGTACATGAACAGCTTCTGCTCGCGGATCTGCGGGGACAGCGCGCTCCAGAAGTCCAGGTTGAACTTGCGCTCGTACTCCAGAGCGGTGGGGAAGGTGAACTGGGAGATGGAGGGGCGGCCGGTCCGGATCTCCAGTGAGGACTGCCCCGTGATCACCGTGACGTCGTAGCCGTGGGTGAGGAGCCCATGGGCCAAGTGCAGGCCGGCGTGGCCCGCGCCGACGATGAGGATCTTGCGCATGTGTCGCTAACTTTCCTGGGGAATCTTCGGGACGACCGGGGGGAGCACGCCGGGGCGACCTCCCGCCCGTCAGGCGACGGGCTCGCTGGCGCGGTTGTGTTCCAGGGCGTACCGCAGGAGGGCCTTGAGGACCTCTCCCCCGGACAGCCGCTGGCGGGCGTCGAAGTCGATGATGGGAACCTCCGGACTGACCTCCAGGGCCTCGCGGACCTGTTCGGCCGTGTAGTCCAGCTGCCCCTCGAACCGGTTCAGCGCCACGATGTAGGGGATGCGCTTGTTCGTCTCGAAGTAGTCGACGGCGTCGAAGGAGTCCGCCAGCCGACGGCAGTCGACCACGACGACGGCGCCCACCGCGCCCCTGACGAGATCGTCCCACATGAACCAGAACCGCGCCTGGCCCGGTGTGCCGAACATGTACATGACGAGTTCGTCGTCGATGGTGATGCGGCCGAAGTCCATCGCGACGGTGGTGGTCGTCTTGTCGGGGGTGATCGAGGTGTCGTCGTGACCGATGCTCGCCTCGGTCATGATCGCCTCGGTTGTGACGGGCGGGATCTCCGACACCGAGCGCACCAGAGTCGTCTTGCCGGCGCCGAAGCCGCCGGCGATGACGATCTTGCTCGACATCTTCTTGCGATTGGACCGCTTGTCACTGGAAAAGTCGTTCGAGACCACGAAGAGCCCTCTCCAGAACCTGGTTTTCCGATGGACTGCTGCCGGTGATGGTCGGGTGGATGTACACCAGGTCCTGCTCGGCCAGGTCACTGACCAGAACCTGGGTGACGCCCAGGGGAATGCCCAACTCGGCCGAGATCTCGGCCAGCGACCGGGTCTCCCGGCACAGCTTGTAAATACTGATCGACTCCGGCATGAGGGTGCCAGGAGGCTCCTGCCCGGGCTCGGAGGTCGAGACCAGGGTCTGCACCATCAGCGGATGCCGCGACCGCGTCCGCCCACCGGTGAAGGTGAACGGGCGAACGCGGTTACTCCTTCGCCTGCGGAAGCTCATTGACGTGGCAACCTCATTCCTGCTGAACCGTAACGGGTCACCGTCGTCAGTTCTGGATGACTTCGCGCAGCTGCGAGCGCAGCTGCGGCGTGAGGACGTGGGCGACGTTCTCGACGAGCTTGGCCATCTGGAAGCCCACGATCTTCAGCTCGGTCCCGGGGGCGGTGAGCACCGCCATGCAGGAGCCGTCGCTGATCGCCATGATGAACAGGTGCCCGTGGTTGAAGCGCACGAGCAGCTGCTCGCACTCCCCGCGCTGGAACAGGCTCGCCCCGCCCACGGCCAGGCTGTGGAGCCCGCTGGCGATGGCGGCGAGCTGCTCGGCGTGCTCCTCGGGGAAGTCGCTGGAGTGGGTGAGGACCAGGCCGTCGGAGGAGACCACGACGGCGTGCTCGACACCGCGCACGTCGCGGACGAACCGGTCGATGAGCCACGAGAAGTTCTCAACACTGTCGTTCACGGATTCAGTCATGCTCTACCTGCCTGGGCCGAGTATCAAAGGGGTGTGGGAGGAGTCCGCGCCCGCGGACGGGCGCGGCGGGAGGAGACCGTTCACTTCTCGGCCTTTCCGCCCGGATCGTCCGTGCTGCCGTCGAGGTCCTCACCCTCCAGGGCCGCGCGCTCGCCCTCGAGGAAGTCGCCCAGTTCGTCCCGGATCTGTTCGGCCCGGGCCTCACCGGTGAGTTTGGGTGGCGTGTCCTCGCGCTTGCGCGGGGTACCGCCCGGTTCGGGGCGCGGCATCATGCGCAGCGGGGAGCCGTGCGGGGTGGCGCTGCGCCGGGGCAGGCCGGCCGCGGTGATGGTGGAGGTGCCCTGGCCGCCCGCCGTGCCGGTGTCCTTGGCCTTCGGGGCGCTGCCGTTGGCGGTGGTGGACGGCGGAGCGGCGGGGGCGGCGGCGCGCGGAGCGACGGGGCCCGACGGAACCGCCGAGGTGCGCTGCTGCCCCGGGGTCCGCGGCGTGGCCACGCGCAACAGCTCCTTGGGGATGATCACGTAGGCGCTCACCCCGCGGAAGGCCCGGGATTCGAGTTTGGCCTCCAACCCGTGCTTCTGGGCGATCCGGCTGGCGACATAGAGGCCCATGTGGCGGGGGACCTCCTCGTCGAGCACGGGTTCCCCGGACAGGCGCTCGTTGAGTTCGGCGAGCTGCCTGTCGGGGATGCCCACTCCCTCGTCCTCGACGATGACCATGAGGCGGCCGTCATCCATCTCCTGGCCGCTGATGACGACCTGGGAGTGCTCCGGCGAGTTGGCGGTGGCGTTGTCGAGCAGCTCGGCCAGGAGGTGGCTGATGTCGTCGGCCGCCATACCGGTGATGGAGGTCTGCGGAAGCTTGCCGAGCATGACGCGGGGGTAGTCCTTGATCTCGGACACCGCTGCGCGGGATACGTCGAGAAGCGGGACGATCTCGTCGTGGGCGTCCGATTCGCCGCCGTCATGTCCGGTGAGCACCAGGAAGTTCTCCCCGTTGCGCCGCATCCGGGTCGCGAAGTTGTCGATCTGGAAGAGCTTTTCGAGCAGGTCCGGGTCCTGTGCGTCGGACTCCAGTTCCTCGACCATCTCCAGAAGGGCGTCGACGAGGGAGAGGTCGCGCATGGCCAGACCGGCCAGGGCCTCGTTGAGCAGACCGTCGCCGCTCTCGGTCACCAGGGCCGCCGCGCGGACCGCGTCGAGCGCCTCGGATCCGGGAGCGGTCGGGGCCTCGGACTCCTCCTGCTCCGCGACGGGTTCGGAGGGCGTGATCGCCTCCGGCTCGGCCCCGGCCTCCTCCTCGGGAGCGGTGGCCGCCTCCTCCTCGGGTTCGGCGCGGGTGAGGGCCTTGTCCTCACCGACCTCGGTGGCCGACGCCTGCTCGGCGAACAGGGTGGCGGCGGTGTCGGCGGTGATCACCTGCGGGGGCTGCCCCGCCGTGAACACGATGACGTGCTGGACCGGCTGGCCGTAGGGGTTGGCCTGTCCCGGGTAGAACACCGGCTGGCCCTGGACCACGTAACCGGGCGGCTGGAAGGGCGCCGGGTAGACGTTGGGGTAGGGCATCGGCTGTGCCAGGGGGGCCGGGTACACGGGGTACGGATAGGCCATCGGGGCCTGCGGCGGATAGGGGTAGTCGGGCCGCTGGGGCGGCGGGGTCCGGTAGTCCTCCGGACGCGGCGCCCTCGGGTCCGGACCGTAGCCCTGCGGACCGTGGCCGCCGGGACCGTAGCCGTCATGGCCGCGCCGGCCGCGGTCGGCGTAGGCGTCGTAGCGGTCCGCGCGGGGCTCCTGCGGCGCGTAGGGGTCCCGGTAGCGGTCGTCCCAGGACGCACGCTCGTAGCGCTGGCCCTCGGGCGGGGGGACGCGATCGCCGGGCACGGCGGCGCGCTCGGAGCGTCCGCGATCGTAGGGGCCCGTGTGGCCGGTGCCGTCGGGCGGGAGCCGACGGTCGTCGTCCGCCGGGGAACGGTACCCGGACCAGGTGTCCTGGCGGTACCGCCGGTCGAAGGCGGGAGCCGGATCGGCCGTCGGGCGGGGTTCGGCCCCGCCCTCTCTCTCCGGGGAGCGGCTGCGCCGGTCCTCACGGGGCGGTTCGTGGCGGGCGGGCTCGGGCAGCGGTGCCTCCGACGAGGAGGATGCAGGGGTGAATGACACAGGGGCCTCGAATTGCTCCGTGTGGGGGTGCTCCGACGCTGCTCCGGTCGCGGGCGGGGCCTGGTCCGCGGGTGCGGACGGGGTCCGCACCGGGGCCTCCTGCTCGGACCGGTCGCGCTCCGTCGGAGCGGTGACTTCGGGCGTGCGCGGTTCGGGCTCGTCGAGTCCGGCACCGCGCCATTGGCCGACGGGCATGGCGTCAGGTGCGACGTCGTCGACCTCGACGCGGCGAGCGGTGGTGTAGGGGTTGGGGCCGCCGACGCGGGAGGTCGGCCGGTAGCCGTTCTCCGCGGAGCCGGAGAAGGGGCCGACGGGTCGCTCCGCGGGAGGGACTTCCTTGGGGGCGGCGCTGTCGCCGCCCGCCTTCGCCTCTCCGGCGGCGGGCGAGGACCCGGCGGCATACCGACCGCTGTCCCGGTCCGAGTGGCGGCCGGGTTCCTGCGAGTGCGGATGCACGGGCTGATGCACGGGACTTCCTTGCTCGGTCTCCATGGAGCGGTTTTCCTGGATCCTGACCATACGGTAGATGGCTCGGCGGAAACGCCCCTCTCGCCTGACTTCGGGCTCCTCCCCCGCCGACGCCTTCGACCCGTCCGCGGGGGACCGGGGTGCGGAGCCGTCTGCCGGCGGTGGCGCCTGTGCCACTGTCTCGTCTCCTCGGTTCAGGTGGACGCACCGTCCCAGCTCGGGTACGGGACGGTTGCCCCGTCGGGGGACGAGCACCCACGGCCCGCACGAATTCCTGCACTTCCGCCGGT is a window of Nocardiopsis changdeensis DNA encoding:
- a CDS encoding styrene monooxygenase/indole monooxygenase family protein; this translates as MRKILIVGAGHAGLHLAHGLLTHGYDVTVITGQSSLEIRTGRPSISQFTFPTALEYERKFNLDFWSALSPQIREQKLFMYMGGAPVATLSGSSHPGNGYTVSVDRRVKMADWLEFFEDRGGKVVIHGVTVTDLDYFSRMFDLIVVAVGHGELGQLFANDTSRFSGTRPRSIAQAYIYDVWPDPNESENIGWAAVTQEAGNIIFIPALSQEGPCHSLLMVDKKGSPMDAWPDRPGPEEQLRRMKDLTRKYAPEFFDRVRDAELVDGRSTLVEDLTPQVRNPVGTLPSGGKVLGMADVVVTMDPFVGQTWNNSTRCAEAYLEGILAHEDRPFDEDFMVSAFESFWRFGQDNQMWAEFASTMWEADLPDYLQNVMGAASQYREIADRWIQGWDCPSDYKSWLFDPEEAQKYIAEVVARHGG
- a CDS encoding GTP-binding protein, producing the protein MSSKIVIAGGFGAGKTTLVRSVSEIPPVTTEAIMTEASIGHDDTSITPDKTTTTVAMDFGRITIDDELVMYMFGTPGQARFWFMWDDLVRGAVGAVVVVDCRRLADSFDAVDYFETNKRIPYIVALNRFEGQLDYTAEQVREALEVSPEVPIIDFDARQRLSGGEVLKALLRYALEHNRASEPVA
- a CDS encoding DUF742 domain-containing protein, which codes for MSFRRRRSNRVRPFTFTGGRTRSRHPLMVQTLVSTSEPGQEPPGTLMPESISIYKLCRETRSLAEISAELGIPLGVTQVLVSDLAEQDLVYIHPTITGSSPSENQVLERALRGLERLFQ
- a CDS encoding roadblock/LC7 domain-containing protein; translated protein: MTESVNDSVENFSWLIDRFVRDVRGVEHAVVVSSDGLVLTHSSDFPEEHAEQLAAIASGLHSLAVGGASLFQRGECEQLLVRFNHGHLFIMAISDGSCMAVLTAPGTELKIVGFQMAKLVENVAHVLTPQLRSQLREVIQN
- a CDS encoding sensor histidine kinase, with amino-acid sequence MHQPVHPHSQEPGRHSDRDSGRYAAGSSPAAGEAKAGGDSAAPKEVPPAERPVGPFSGSAENGYRPTSRVGGPNPYTTARRVEVDDVAPDAMPVGQWRGAGLDEPEPRTPEVTAPTERDRSEQEAPVRTPSAPADQAPPATGAASEHPHTEQFEAPVSFTPASSSSEAPLPEPARHEPPREDRRSRSPEREGGAEPRPTADPAPAFDRRYRQDTWSGYRSPADDDRRLPPDGTGHTGPYDRGRSERAAVPGDRVPPPEGQRYERASWDDRYRDPYAPQEPRADRYDAYADRGRRGHDGYGPGGHGPQGYGPDPRAPRPEDYRTPPPQRPDYPYPPQAPMAYPYPVYPAPLAQPMPYPNVYPAPFQPPGYVVQGQPVFYPGQANPYGQPVQHVIVFTAGQPPQVITADTAATLFAEQASATEVGEDKALTRAEPEEEAATAPEEEAGAEPEAITPSEPVAEQEESEAPTAPGSEALDAVRAAALVTESGDGLLNEALAGLAMRDLSLVDALLEMVEELESDAQDPDLLEKLFQIDNFATRMRRNGENFLVLTGHDGGESDAHDEIVPLLDVSRAAVSEIKDYPRVMLGKLPQTSITGMAADDISHLLAELLDNATANSPEHSQVVISGQEMDDGRLMVIVEDEGVGIPDRQLAELNERLSGEPVLDEEVPRHMGLYVASRIAQKHGLEAKLESRAFRGVSAYVIIPKELLRVATPRTPGQQRTSAVPSGPVAPRAAAPAAPPSTTANGSAPKAKDTGTAGGQGTSTITAAGLPRRSATPHGSPLRMMPRPEPGGTPRKREDTPPKLTGEARAEQIRDELGDFLEGERAALEGEDLDGSTDDPGGKAEK